The following proteins come from a genomic window of Corallococcus sp. NCRR:
- a CDS encoding TFIIB-type zinc ribbon-containing protein, with the protein MSDLSPDKPSHNEDDYFAREEIEAKRKLALQQSQEMAAQQRESLKQLHHMKCPKCGMDLQTLKQGNVELDSCFNCHGVWLDAGEMEQLIKQHGHEGSQRVMGSILNLFKRSPPSP; encoded by the coding sequence ATGTCCGACCTGAGCCCCGACAAGCCCTCCCACAACGAAGACGACTACTTCGCGCGCGAGGAGATTGAAGCCAAGCGCAAGCTGGCCCTCCAGCAGTCCCAGGAGATGGCCGCCCAGCAGCGCGAGTCGCTCAAGCAGCTGCACCACATGAAGTGCCCCAAGTGCGGCATGGACCTGCAGACGCTGAAGCAGGGCAACGTGGAGCTGGACAGCTGCTTCAACTGCCACGGCGTCTGGCTGGACGCGGGCGAGATGGAGCAGCTGATCAAACAGCACGGCCACGAGGGCAGCCAGAGGGTGATGGGCTCCATCCTCAACCTCTTCAAGCGCTCGCCGCCGTCCCCGTAG
- a CDS encoding carbon-nitrogen hydrolase family protein → MATSLDLFAIQPRVTLDDYASQETFASHHRALAARVDALRPRDASGRPLNPALAVWPEMVGAALGLMGHLPRVRRRKTTNGAMTRVALAEWLGMFRTWSTFHPPTLEECLYATVAPRVHRAMYETFSGIARDFGLWVVAGSALLPTNRLGPDTPEYEPAGARTFNTSYTFSPAGHCVAVTRKVNLVPTQEDVLHLSPGRPEDLPVLDTPFGKLGTLVCYDGFREPHTSGEPYFVPCAQYLDALGVEVLAQPSANAWSWDAPWAFNAPGETQLRREQWFNEGLFTQLRTLKRVRYAVNPQLTGGFFDNTFEAPSLILERRGPDDVHVLAQSTDPRGEDVLHVTVPR, encoded by the coding sequence GTGGCCACCTCCCTCGACCTGTTCGCCATCCAGCCGCGCGTCACGCTCGACGACTACGCCTCGCAGGAGACGTTCGCCTCGCACCACCGGGCGCTCGCGGCCCGCGTGGACGCGCTGCGCCCCCGGGACGCTTCGGGCCGGCCGTTGAACCCCGCGCTCGCTGTCTGGCCGGAGATGGTGGGCGCGGCGCTGGGGCTGATGGGGCACCTGCCGCGCGTGCGCCGCCGCAAGACGACGAACGGCGCGATGACGCGCGTGGCGCTCGCGGAGTGGTTGGGCATGTTCCGCACATGGAGCACCTTCCATCCGCCGACGCTGGAGGAGTGCCTCTACGCCACGGTGGCGCCGCGCGTGCACCGCGCCATGTACGAGACCTTCTCCGGCATCGCGCGCGACTTCGGCCTGTGGGTGGTGGCCGGCAGCGCGCTCCTGCCCACGAACCGCCTGGGCCCGGACACCCCCGAGTACGAGCCCGCGGGCGCGCGCACCTTCAACACCAGCTACACGTTCTCACCGGCCGGGCACTGCGTGGCCGTCACGCGCAAGGTGAACCTGGTGCCCACGCAGGAGGACGTGCTGCACCTGAGCCCGGGCCGTCCGGAGGACCTGCCCGTGCTGGACACGCCGTTCGGGAAGCTGGGGACGCTCGTCTGCTACGACGGCTTTCGCGAACCCCACACGTCCGGCGAACCCTACTTCGTCCCCTGCGCGCAGTACCTGGACGCGCTGGGCGTGGAGGTGCTCGCGCAGCCCTCCGCCAACGCGTGGAGCTGGGACGCGCCCTGGGCCTTCAACGCGCCAGGCGAGACACAGCTGCGCCGCGAGCAGTGGTTCAACGAGGGCCTGTTCACGCAGCTGCGCACCCTGAAGCGCGTGCGCTACGCGGTGAACCCGCAGCTCACCGGCGGCTTCTTCGACAACACCTTCGAGGCGCCCTCGCTCATCCTGGAGCGCCGGGGGCCGGACGACGTGCACGTGCTCGCCCAGTCAACGGATCCGCGCGGCGAGGACGTGCTCCACGTCACCGTTCCCCGGTAG
- a CDS encoding THUMP domain-containing class I SAM-dependent RNA methyltransferase, whose protein sequence is MAERLALFATAARGTEDLLAEELKELGAKRIRQDRGGVRFMAALDEALNVCLWSRIAMRVLYPLGEFDAKGAQGLYDAVASVPWEEHLTTNVTFAVDANLKDTEHAHSGFVALKVKDAIVDRLRDKLGSRPDVDTRNPDVSVVAHLVKEKLSLSLDLCGDPLHRRGYRVRPTPAPLKENLAAALLRAAGYTGTEALVDPMCGSGTLVIEGGLIARKRAPGINRSFAVERWPHLGARAKELLADLRADARRNERKVEVPILGFDKSDEALEAADRNVKAARLGEEITLAEGDATKLPPLPEGGGLILTNPPYGDRLGSGGQKGMKTFYFKLGDSLRGLPGWRVWVLSGNPAFESAFHARPMARRDVWNGPIPCTLLGYGARPLPSGSKPVLGAPGESLEVAPVRPEHQDE, encoded by the coding sequence ATGGCTGAACGTCTTGCCCTATTCGCCACTGCCGCGCGCGGCACCGAGGACCTGCTCGCCGAGGAGCTGAAGGAGCTCGGCGCCAAGCGCATCCGCCAGGACCGCGGCGGCGTGCGCTTCATGGCCGCGCTCGACGAGGCCCTCAACGTCTGCCTCTGGTCCCGCATCGCCATGCGCGTGCTCTACCCGCTGGGCGAGTTCGACGCGAAGGGGGCCCAGGGGCTCTACGACGCGGTGGCCAGCGTGCCGTGGGAGGAGCACCTCACGACGAACGTGACGTTCGCCGTGGACGCGAACCTGAAGGACACCGAGCACGCGCACTCCGGCTTCGTGGCCCTGAAGGTGAAGGACGCCATCGTGGACCGCCTGCGCGACAAGCTGGGCTCGCGGCCGGACGTGGACACGCGCAACCCGGACGTGTCCGTGGTGGCGCACCTGGTGAAGGAGAAGCTGTCCCTCTCCCTGGACCTGTGCGGAGACCCGCTGCACCGGCGCGGCTACCGGGTGCGCCCCACCCCCGCGCCCCTGAAGGAGAACCTGGCCGCGGCCCTGCTGCGCGCGGCGGGCTACACCGGCACGGAGGCGCTGGTGGACCCCATGTGCGGCTCCGGCACCCTCGTCATCGAGGGCGGCCTCATCGCGCGCAAGCGCGCCCCGGGCATCAACCGGAGCTTCGCCGTGGAGCGCTGGCCGCACCTGGGCGCGCGCGCGAAGGAGCTGCTCGCGGACCTGCGCGCGGACGCGCGGCGCAACGAGCGCAAGGTGGAGGTCCCCATCCTCGGCTTCGACAAGAGCGACGAGGCCCTGGAGGCCGCGGACCGCAACGTGAAGGCGGCGCGGCTGGGCGAGGAGATTACGCTCGCGGAGGGCGACGCGACGAAGCTCCCGCCCCTTCCCGAGGGCGGTGGGCTCATCCTCACCAACCCGCCCTACGGAGACCGGCTCGGCTCCGGCGGCCAGAAGGGCATGAAGACCTTCTACTTCAAGCTGGGTGACAGCCTGCGCGGGCTGCCGGGCTGGCGCGTCTGGGTGCTGTCGGGCAACCCCGCCTTCGAGAGCGCCTTCCACGCGCGCCCCATGGCCCGGCGCGACGTGTGGAACGGCCCCATCCCCTGCACGCTCCTGGGCTACGGCGCTCGGCCGCTGCCGTCCGGCTCAAAGCCGGTGCTCGGAGCGCCGGGCGAGTCGCTGGAGGTTGCTCCGGTGCGTCCAGAGCATCAGGACGAATAG
- the plsY gene encoding glycerol-3-phosphate 1-O-acyltransferase PlsY, whose translation MLSAFLLLGYLCGSVPFGVLLTRWFRGVDVRASGSGNIGATNVTRVAGKKLGAVVLLLDALKAVLPVGLAVHFLPGDAKAHALVGLAAVLGHVYPVWLKLQGGKGVATALGVLVVLVPKAALAGAIIYGLVVARWRVSSVGSLSAAVVAIATAFLTAPAREYVLLTAGLFVLMLWTHRSNLQRLARRSEHRL comes from the coding sequence GTGCTCTCCGCCTTCCTCCTGCTGGGCTACCTCTGCGGCTCCGTCCCCTTCGGCGTGCTGCTGACGCGGTGGTTTCGCGGGGTGGACGTGCGCGCCAGCGGCAGCGGCAACATCGGCGCCACCAACGTCACGCGCGTCGCCGGCAAGAAGCTGGGTGCGGTGGTGCTGCTGCTGGACGCGCTCAAGGCCGTGCTGCCCGTGGGGCTGGCCGTGCACTTCCTGCCCGGAGACGCGAAGGCGCACGCGCTGGTGGGCCTGGCCGCGGTGCTGGGGCACGTGTACCCGGTGTGGCTCAAGCTCCAGGGCGGCAAGGGCGTGGCCACCGCGCTGGGCGTGCTGGTGGTGCTGGTGCCCAAGGCCGCGCTCGCGGGGGCCATCATCTACGGGCTGGTGGTGGCCCGCTGGCGCGTGAGCTCCGTGGGCTCGCTGTCCGCGGCGGTGGTCGCCATCGCCACCGCGTTCCTCACCGCGCCCGCCCGCGAGTACGTGCTGCTCACCGCGGGGCTATTCGTCCTGATGCTCTGGACGCACCGGAGCAACCTCCAGCGACTCGCCCGGCGCTCCGAGCACCGGCTTTGA
- a CDS encoding antibiotic biosynthesis monooxygenase family protein, which translates to MIVAISRFRASPEEADGWVHRLQERSRRVDGYPGFLGLEVLRSFERSPEILLVTRWKDRDAMKAYFQSEDFQKAKGASASQEDATFTMYEVVAT; encoded by the coding sequence ATGATCGTCGCCATCTCCCGCTTCCGCGCATCCCCCGAAGAGGCCGACGGCTGGGTCCACCGGCTCCAGGAGCGCTCGCGGCGCGTGGACGGCTACCCGGGCTTCCTGGGCCTGGAGGTGCTGCGTTCGTTCGAGCGCTCGCCTGAAATCCTGCTCGTCACGCGCTGGAAGGACCGGGACGCCATGAAGGCCTACTTCCAGTCGGAGGACTTCCAGAAGGCGAAGGGGGCCAGCGCGTCCCAGGAGGACGCCACCTTCACGATGTACGAGGTCGTGGCCACCTGA
- the gatB gene encoding Asp-tRNA(Asn)/Glu-tRNA(Gln) amidotransferase subunit GatB yields MPLSDFQTVIGLEVHAQLLTQSKIFCGCSTAFGAEPNHHTCPVCLGMPGVLPVLNQRVVEYAVRTGLALGCTVKPTSVWSRKNYFYPDLPKGYQITQYDQPICEWGELVIDTPSGEKTVRVRRIHLEEDAGKSIHDASASAGQSLVDLNRAGVPLMEIVSEPDLRDADEAVEYLKALRDVLVYLGVNDGNLEEGSFRCDANVSVMPRGFTTYGQRCELKNLNSFRFLKQAIEYEAARQVDVIESGGKVDQETRLWDVNKGVTRSMRSKEDAHDYRYFPEPDLPPLLVSDALRDSQRQSLPELPRAKRTRFMSEYGLPAYDARILTAERPLADFFEACAKHVSDAKKLSNWFLGELSRLLKEEGTPISALRFTPAQLGELLTTVEKGTVSANAAKDVLGEMFRTGRAPADIIAEKGLAQVSDVGAVEAVVDDILAKNAGEVEKYKAGKKSVYGFFVGQVMKAMKGKGNPGLVNELLKKKLGE; encoded by the coding sequence ATGCCCCTGAGCGACTTCCAGACGGTCATCGGCCTCGAGGTCCACGCGCAGCTGCTCACGCAGTCCAAGATTTTCTGCGGCTGCTCCACCGCGTTCGGCGCCGAGCCCAACCACCACACCTGCCCGGTGTGCCTGGGCATGCCCGGCGTGCTGCCAGTGCTCAACCAGCGCGTGGTGGAGTACGCGGTGCGCACGGGCCTGGCGCTCGGGTGCACGGTGAAGCCCACGAGCGTGTGGAGCCGGAAGAACTACTTCTATCCGGACCTGCCCAAGGGCTACCAAATCACCCAGTACGACCAGCCCATCTGCGAGTGGGGCGAGCTGGTCATCGACACGCCGTCGGGTGAGAAGACGGTGCGCGTGCGGCGCATCCACCTGGAGGAGGACGCGGGCAAGAGCATCCACGACGCGTCCGCGTCCGCGGGGCAGAGCCTGGTGGACCTGAACCGCGCGGGCGTGCCACTGATGGAGATCGTCAGCGAGCCGGACCTGCGCGACGCCGACGAGGCGGTGGAGTACCTCAAGGCGCTGCGCGACGTGCTGGTGTACCTGGGCGTCAACGACGGCAACCTGGAGGAGGGCAGCTTCCGCTGCGACGCCAACGTGTCGGTGATGCCCAGGGGCTTCACCACGTACGGGCAGCGCTGCGAGTTGAAGAACCTCAACTCGTTCCGCTTCCTCAAGCAGGCCATCGAGTACGAGGCCGCGAGGCAGGTGGACGTCATCGAGTCCGGCGGCAAGGTGGACCAGGAGACGCGCCTCTGGGACGTGAACAAGGGCGTCACCCGGTCCATGCGCTCCAAGGAGGACGCGCACGACTACCGGTACTTCCCGGAGCCGGACCTGCCGCCGCTCCTGGTGTCGGACGCGCTGAGGGATTCGCAGCGGCAGTCGCTGCCGGAGCTGCCGCGCGCCAAACGCACGCGCTTCATGAGCGAGTACGGCCTACCGGCCTACGACGCGCGCATCCTCACCGCCGAGCGCCCGCTGGCGGACTTCTTCGAGGCCTGCGCGAAGCACGTCTCCGACGCGAAGAAGCTCTCCAACTGGTTCTTGGGCGAGCTGAGCCGCCTGCTCAAGGAGGAGGGCACGCCCATCTCCGCGCTGCGCTTCACCCCGGCGCAGCTGGGCGAGCTGCTGACCACGGTGGAGAAGGGCACGGTGTCCGCGAACGCGGCGAAGGACGTGCTCGGGGAGATGTTCCGCACGGGCCGCGCGCCCGCGGACATCATCGCGGAGAAGGGCCTGGCGCAGGTCAGCGACGTGGGCGCCGTGGAGGCGGTGGTGGACGACATCCTCGCGAAGAACGCGGGCGAGGTGGAGAAGTACAAGGCCGGCAAGAAGAGCGTGTACGGCTTCTTCGTGGGCCAGGTGATGAAGGCCATGAAGGGCAAGGGCAACCCCGGCCTCGTCAACGAGCTGCTCAAGAAGAAGCTGGGCGAGTAG
- a CDS encoding FtsK/SpoIIIE family DNA translocase has protein sequence MTAAKKGGRGEKAVLSRQEIATRRKALNNKKMKAPGAASPAKRALVGVFILAASLLALLAVATFDAHDRVGPGFHNAVGPMGHLIAEALRGALGVCAYLIPAGGIYTAVVLFVGNRERRRLPQIISLALLTCSVSVLAQLMFAKDKGWAHPPGGALGAGLGGLMEGMFSTVGTIILVTAISAAALIVGTQYTFFKLCSLVWAGLTVLGRRISENAHVFWEQQKVNYAARQERLAQEKEEEAAFLAELEAEEEELSEAERLAAEAEAAEAEALAEEAVRLARQNEKEQLANAKKALKEQKDREKLEKKFAREEPAEDESDDASDEQPSLPPERAERRSPGADPAWAASFLAPQPQLPANANADAGEPPRRARKTPQIVTPPAAPSTPPVPAASLTPPSSEPAAKPVAAEKPAAAAPANALIPAPPSALARMPLIVEPKAPPKPTAVKRPQDQFEFVGDRKSFSLPPLDVLEADKKERSALDKDAFLVTAEKLRAKLADFGIVGEVVEIRPGPVVTMYEFLPGPGIKVSKIAALQDDLAMAMEAMRVRIVAPIPGKGVVGIEVPNRDRETVFLKEIAEQDTFQKSGSKLTMCVGKDIEGMPYVFDLVKAPHLLIAGTTGSGKSVAVNSMIMSILLKATPEEVRFIMVDPKMLELSVYEGIPHLLLPVVTDPKKAALALRWAVEEMERRYQMLSEAGVRNIAGFNKLVETQASEEKPAAAAPAAKKKKPKKVLVVEGSAEAVAPASASDGLGVAMPREDDEDLRESIVSEPAPTLEADGEEDAEFEEDGEESTPAEAASPEKKELKKLPYIVVIIDELADLMMVASREVETYVARLAQMARAAGIHLMVATQRPSTDVVTGIIKANFPTRISFMLRSKPDSMTILGTVGAEALLGMGDMLIMPPTSAHLQRVHGAYVSEQEIKKAVDHLKAQGKPVFDESILKPRDDESEGGGGEEDELSDELYDQALAAVSEMRSVSISMLQRKMRIGYNRAARMIERMERDGVVGPADGAKPREVLLRGLGDMPGAGAM, from the coding sequence ATGACAGCGGCAAAGAAGGGTGGCCGGGGGGAGAAGGCGGTGCTCTCCCGGCAGGAGATCGCGACGCGCCGAAAGGCGCTCAACAACAAGAAGATGAAGGCGCCAGGCGCGGCCAGTCCCGCCAAACGGGCGCTCGTGGGCGTCTTCATCCTGGCCGCCTCGTTGCTGGCCTTGCTGGCGGTCGCCACGTTCGACGCGCATGACCGCGTGGGGCCCGGCTTCCACAACGCGGTGGGCCCCATGGGCCACCTCATCGCGGAGGCCCTGCGCGGCGCGCTGGGCGTGTGCGCCTACCTCATCCCCGCGGGCGGCATCTACACCGCCGTGGTGCTCTTCGTGGGCAACCGCGAACGGCGCCGCCTGCCGCAGATCATCTCCCTGGCGCTGCTCACCTGCAGCGTGTCCGTGCTCGCGCAGCTCATGTTCGCCAAGGACAAGGGCTGGGCCCACCCGCCCGGCGGCGCGCTGGGCGCGGGCCTGGGCGGCCTGATGGAGGGGATGTTCTCCACCGTCGGCACCATCATCCTCGTCACCGCCATCAGCGCGGCGGCGCTCATCGTGGGCACCCAGTACACGTTCTTCAAGCTGTGCTCGCTGGTGTGGGCCGGCCTCACCGTGCTGGGCCGCCGCATCTCCGAGAACGCGCACGTCTTCTGGGAGCAGCAGAAGGTCAACTACGCGGCCCGCCAGGAGCGGCTCGCGCAGGAGAAGGAAGAGGAGGCCGCGTTCCTCGCGGAGCTGGAGGCCGAGGAGGAGGAGCTGTCCGAGGCCGAGCGCCTGGCCGCCGAGGCCGAGGCCGCCGAGGCCGAAGCCCTGGCCGAGGAGGCCGTGCGCCTGGCCCGGCAGAACGAGAAGGAGCAGCTCGCCAACGCGAAGAAGGCGCTCAAGGAGCAGAAGGACCGCGAGAAGCTGGAGAAGAAGTTCGCCCGCGAGGAGCCGGCCGAGGACGAGAGCGACGACGCCTCCGACGAGCAGCCCTCGCTGCCCCCCGAGCGCGCCGAGCGCCGCTCCCCGGGCGCCGACCCCGCCTGGGCCGCGTCCTTCCTCGCGCCCCAGCCGCAGCTGCCCGCCAACGCCAACGCCGACGCGGGCGAGCCGCCCCGCCGCGCGCGCAAGACGCCACAGATCGTCACCCCGCCCGCCGCTCCGTCCACGCCGCCGGTGCCCGCCGCGTCGCTCACGCCTCCGTCCTCCGAGCCCGCCGCGAAGCCCGTGGCCGCGGAGAAGCCCGCCGCCGCCGCGCCCGCCAACGCCCTCATCCCCGCGCCGCCCTCCGCGCTGGCGCGCATGCCGCTCATCGTGGAGCCCAAGGCCCCGCCCAAGCCCACCGCCGTGAAGCGGCCGCAGGACCAGTTCGAGTTCGTGGGTGACCGCAAGAGCTTCTCCCTGCCGCCCCTGGACGTGCTGGAGGCGGACAAGAAGGAGCGCTCCGCGCTGGACAAGGACGCGTTCCTCGTCACGGCGGAGAAGCTGCGCGCGAAGCTGGCGGACTTCGGCATCGTGGGCGAGGTGGTCGAAATCCGCCCCGGCCCCGTCGTCACCATGTACGAGTTCCTGCCCGGGCCCGGCATCAAGGTCAGCAAGATCGCCGCGCTCCAGGACGACCTGGCCATGGCCATGGAGGCCATGCGCGTGCGCATCGTGGCCCCCATCCCCGGCAAGGGCGTGGTGGGCATTGAAGTCCCCAACCGCGACCGCGAGACGGTGTTCCTCAAGGAGATCGCGGAGCAGGACACGTTCCAGAAGAGCGGCAGCAAGCTCACCATGTGCGTGGGCAAGGACATCGAAGGCATGCCGTACGTCTTCGACCTGGTGAAGGCCCCCCACCTGCTCATCGCGGGCACCACCGGCTCCGGCAAGTCCGTGGCGGTGAACTCGATGATCATGAGCATCCTCCTCAAGGCCACGCCCGAGGAGGTCCGCTTCATCATGGTGGACCCGAAGATGCTGGAGCTCTCCGTCTACGAGGGCATCCCGCACCTGCTGCTCCCCGTCGTCACCGACCCCAAGAAGGCCGCGCTCGCGCTGCGCTGGGCGGTGGAGGAGATGGAGCGCCGCTACCAGATGCTGTCCGAGGCGGGCGTGCGCAACATCGCCGGCTTCAACAAGCTGGTGGAGACGCAGGCCTCCGAGGAGAAGCCCGCCGCCGCCGCGCCCGCCGCGAAGAAGAAGAAGCCCAAGAAGGTGCTGGTCGTGGAGGGCAGCGCCGAAGCCGTGGCCCCTGCATCCGCCAGCGACGGGCTGGGCGTGGCCATGCCGCGCGAGGACGACGAGGACCTGCGTGAGTCCATCGTCTCCGAGCCCGCCCCCACCCTGGAGGCCGACGGCGAGGAGGACGCGGAGTTCGAGGAGGACGGCGAGGAGTCCACGCCGGCCGAGGCCGCCTCCCCGGAGAAGAAGGAGCTCAAGAAGCTGCCCTACATCGTGGTCATCATCGACGAGCTGGCGGACCTGATGATGGTCGCCAGCCGCGAGGTGGAGACCTACGTGGCGCGCCTGGCGCAGATGGCGCGCGCGGCCGGCATCCACCTGATGGTCGCGACCCAGCGTCCGTCCACGGACGTCGTCACGGGCATCATCAAGGCCAACTTCCCCACGCGCATCAGCTTCATGCTGCGCTCGAAGCCGGACTCGATGACGATCCTGGGCACGGTGGGCGCGGAGGCCCTCTTGGGCATGGGCGACATGCTCATCATGCCGCCCACGAGCGCGCACCTGCAGCGCGTCCACGGCGCCTACGTCTCCGAGCAGGAAATCAAGAAGGCGGTGGACCACCTCAAGGCCCAGGGCAAGCCCGTCTTCGACGAGTCCATCCTCAAGCCGCGCGACGACGAGAGCGAGGGCGGCGGTGGCGAGGAGGACGAGCTGTCCGACGAGCTCTACGACCAGGCGCTCGCGGCGGTCAGCGAGATGCGCTCCGTCTCCATCTCCATGCTCCAGCGCAAGATGCGCATCGGCTACAACCGCGCGGCGCGCATGATTGAGCGCATGGAGCGCGACGGCGTGGTGGGCCCCGCGGACGGCGCCAAGCCCCGCGAGGTGCTGCTGCGCGGCCTGGGCGACATGCCCGGCGCCGGGGCGATGTAG
- a CDS encoding DUF2752 domain-containing protein, whose product MKVTIPAPNRRLGNFEWFGLVGLGGLLVGRYVPVARIIPFWGCVLREHTGWPCLGCGLTRVADRVAHFNIPGAWEANPLGTVCALLFALAAVATVLHFLFALPIPEVELEEREWRWVRIAIPLVLLVNYAYVVVHTRFPHLLS is encoded by the coding sequence CAACCGCCGGTTGGGCAATTTCGAGTGGTTCGGGCTCGTCGGACTCGGGGGGCTGCTCGTGGGTCGCTACGTCCCCGTGGCCCGCATCATCCCGTTCTGGGGCTGTGTGCTGCGCGAGCACACGGGCTGGCCCTGCCTGGGCTGTGGGCTCACCCGCGTGGCGGACCGCGTCGCGCACTTCAACATCCCGGGGGCGTGGGAGGCCAACCCCCTGGGCACCGTGTGCGCGCTCCTGTTCGCGCTGGCCGCGGTGGCGACGGTGCTGCACTTCCTCTTCGCGCTGCCCATCCCGGAGGTGGAGCTGGAGGAGCGCGAGTGGCGATGGGTGCGCATCGCGATCCCGCTGGTGTTGCTGGTCAATTACGCCTACGTCGTGGTGCACACCCGTTTCCCGCACCTGCTGTCCTGA
- the gatC gene encoding Asp-tRNA(Asn)/Glu-tRNA(Gln) amidotransferase subunit GatC yields the protein MALTLEQVRHVATLARLSLTPQEEERYATQLSAVLDAVAELEALDVSQVEPTSHATLASSLLREDVLRPSLPPEAGLANAPAKVGSAFAVPKILE from the coding sequence ATGGCCCTCACGCTCGAGCAGGTCCGGCACGTGGCCACCCTGGCGCGGCTGTCGCTGACGCCGCAGGAGGAGGAGCGCTACGCCACCCAGTTGTCCGCGGTCCTGGACGCGGTGGCGGAGCTGGAAGCGCTCGACGTGAGCCAGGTGGAGCCCACCTCCCACGCGACGCTCGCGTCCTCGCTGTTGCGCGAGGACGTGCTGCGTCCGTCACTGCCCCCGGAAGCAGGGCTCGCCAACGCGCCGGCGAAGGTGGGCAGCGCCTTCGCGGTCCCGAAGATTTTGGAGTAG
- the gatA gene encoding Asp-tRNA(Asn)/Glu-tRNA(Gln) amidotransferase subunit GatA, giving the protein MSSLTDLSMLELAAKLASREVSSVEATRASLERIARVDSKVRAFLRVDEAGALKAAESSDARREAGSPLSALDGVPVGLKDIFLTQGVETTCASRVLEGFVPPYDATVVRLLKEAGLPLLGKLNMDEFAMGSSNESSAYFPTHNPWDLTRTPGGSSGGSAAAVAAREVFGALGTDTGGSIRQPAALTNTVGLKPTYGRVSRYGVIAFASSLDQPGPMARTVGDTAALFQLVARHDPLDSTSADVETPDCLTGLEDGVRGLKLGVPREYFAEGMDPEVAGTLRASLEELEKLGATLVDVSLPHTKYALATYYLLASSEASSNLARYDGIRYGQRAKDARGLKELYTRTRGEGFGAEVKRRIMLGTYALSAGYYDAYYLRAQKVRTLIREDFTKVFQQVDAIVSPTSPVPAFKLGAKVDDPLSMYLMDVYTLPCNLAGLPGLSVPCGFTQGGLPIGMQLLGRPFDEARLLRIARAFEREHDFFRRAAPV; this is encoded by the coding sequence ATGTCGTCGCTGACCGACCTGTCGATGCTGGAGCTGGCGGCGAAGTTGGCTTCGCGCGAGGTGTCCTCCGTGGAGGCCACGCGCGCGAGCCTCGAGCGCATCGCCCGGGTGGACTCGAAGGTGCGCGCCTTCCTGCGCGTGGACGAGGCTGGGGCGTTGAAGGCCGCCGAGTCCAGCGACGCGCGCCGCGAGGCGGGCAGCCCGCTGAGCGCGCTGGACGGCGTGCCCGTGGGCCTCAAGGACATCTTCCTCACGCAGGGCGTGGAGACCACCTGCGCCTCGCGCGTGCTGGAGGGCTTCGTCCCGCCCTATGACGCTACCGTGGTGCGCCTGCTGAAGGAGGCGGGCCTGCCGCTGTTGGGCAAGCTGAACATGGACGAGTTCGCCATGGGCTCGTCCAACGAATCGAGCGCGTACTTTCCCACCCACAACCCGTGGGACCTGACGCGCACGCCGGGCGGCTCGTCCGGTGGCTCGGCGGCTGCGGTGGCGGCGCGCGAGGTGTTCGGCGCGCTGGGCACCGACACGGGCGGCTCCATCCGTCAGCCCGCGGCGCTCACCAACACCGTGGGGCTCAAGCCCACGTATGGGCGGGTGTCGCGCTACGGCGTCATCGCCTTCGCCTCGTCGTTGGACCAGCCGGGCCCCATGGCGCGCACGGTGGGGGACACCGCGGCGCTCTTCCAGCTCGTCGCGCGGCATGATCCGCTGGACTCCACCTCCGCGGACGTGGAAACGCCAGACTGCCTCACGGGGCTGGAGGACGGCGTGCGCGGCCTCAAGCTGGGCGTGCCTCGCGAGTACTTCGCGGAAGGCATGGACCCGGAGGTGGCGGGCACGCTGCGCGCGTCGCTGGAGGAGCTGGAGAAGCTGGGCGCGACGCTGGTGGACGTGTCGCTGCCGCACACGAAGTACGCGCTGGCGACGTACTACCTGCTGGCCTCTTCGGAGGCGTCCAGCAACCTGGCCCGCTACGACGGCATCCGCTACGGGCAGCGGGCGAAGGACGCGCGCGGGCTCAAGGAGCTGTACACGCGGACGCGGGGCGAGGGCTTCGGCGCGGAGGTGAAGCGCCGCATCATGCTGGGCACCTACGCGCTGTCCGCCGGCTACTACGACGCGTACTACCTGCGCGCGCAGAAGGTCCGCACGCTCATCCGCGAGGACTTCACGAAGGTATTCCAGCAGGTGGACGCCATCGTGTCGCCCACGTCGCCGGTGCCGGCGTTCAAGCTGGGCGCGAAGGTGGACGACCCGCTGTCCATGTACCTGATGGACGTCTACACGCTGCCGTGCAACCTGGCGGGCCTGCCCGGCCTGTCCGTGCCGTGCGGCTTCACGCAAGGCGGGCTGCCCATCGGCATGCAGCTGCTGGGGCGCCCCTTCGACGAGGCCCGCCTGCTCCGCATCGCCCGCGCGTTCGAGCGCGAGCACGACTTCTTCCGCCGCGCCGCCCCCGTCTAG